A window from Balearica regulorum gibbericeps isolate bBalReg1 chromosome 1, bBalReg1.pri, whole genome shotgun sequence encodes these proteins:
- the TAB3 gene encoding TGF-beta-activated kinase 1 and MAP3K7-binding protein 3 isoform X6 has translation MAQGSQQLDMQVLQDLRQRFPEIPEGVLSQCMLQNNNNLDACCRVLAQESSKYLYMEYHSPDDTRMNRNSLLHINLGIHPHTSYHAGDGAQLNGGRTLVHSSSDGHIDPQRTAGKQLICLVQEPHSAPAVVAASPSYNPFFMNDQNRNAATPPPQPPPQPSSVQPGMNTSAMQGPPPTYMHIPRYSTNPITVTVSQNLPSGQSVPRALQILPQIPSNLYGTPGSIYIRQTSQSSSGRQTPQNTQWHSSPQGPVPHYTPRPLPVYPHQQNYQPSQYSPKQPQIPQSAFRSPPASQCPSPFGSPQHQVQPPQLGHQSSHVFMPPSPSTVPPHPYQQASQTFQKQGSHSVSYLPSFAGPGLSKGSMNKIEITVEPPQRPGTAMNRSPSPISNQPSQRNQHQLYAATTPPSSSPSRGSGGEKGSHKYQRSSSSGSDDYAYTQALLLHQRARMERLAKELKLEKEELERLKAEVNGMEHDLMQRRVRRDTCTAAIPTSEEMTRLRSRNRQLQIDVDCTLKEVDLLQSRGNFDPKATCNFYDNIEPGPVVPPKPYKKEHQTSSKQTPRTQPRDEDFEGAPWNCDSCTFLNHPALNRCEQCEMPRYT, from the exons ATGGCACAGGGCAGTCAACAACTCGACATGCAGGTACTCCAGGATCTCCGACAACGTTTCCCTGAGATACCTGAAGGTGTGCTATCTCAGTGCATGCTTCAG AACAACAACAACCTAGATGCCTGTTGTCGAGTCCTTGCACAGGAGAGCAGCAAATACTTATATATGGAGTACCATAGCCCTGATGACACCAGAATGAATAGAAATAGCCTTTTGCACATTAATCTGGGTATTCATCCTCATACCAGCTATCATGCAGGGGATGGAGCTCAACTTAATGGTGGTCGTACACTGGTACACAGTTCAAGCGATGGACATATTGATCCACAACGCACAGCAGGTAAACAGCTGATATGCTTAGTTCAAGAACCACATTCTGCTCCCGCTGTTGTGGCAGCTTCTCCTAGTTACAATCCGTTTTTCATGAATGACCAGAATAGAAATGCAGCTACTCCTCCTCCACAGCCACCTCCACAGCCATCTTCCGTACAACCAGGAATGAACACGTCTGCTATGCAAGGCCCTCCTCCCACGTATATGCACATACCTCGGTACAGTACAAATCCCATTACTGTTACAGTATCACAAAACCTCCCCTCTGGACAGAGTGTACCCAGAGCTCTACAAATTCTTCCACAGATTCCAAGCAATCTTTATGGGACTCCTGGCTCTATTTATATAAGACAAACATCTCAAAGTTCTTCAGGACGACAGACTCCTCAGAATACACAGTGGCATTCATCGCCACAGGGCCCAGTTCCACATTACACTCCCCGTCCTCTACCTGTGTATCCTCATCAACAGAACTACCAACCTTCTCAGTATTCTCCTAAACAACCCCAGATCCCTCAGTCAGCTTTTCGATCACCACCGGCATCCCAGTGTCCCTCTCCCTTTGGCTCTCCTCAACACCAAGTTCAGCCTCCTCAGCTGGGTCATCAAAGTTCACATGTTTTCATGCCTCCTAGTCCTTCAACTGTCCCACCCCATCCATATCAGCAAGCATCCCAGACTTTCCAAAAACAAGGCAGTCACTCTGTATCGtatcttccttcttttgctgGACCTGGTTTATCCAAAGGTTCCatgaataaaatagaaattacagtTGAGCCACCACAAAGACCTGGGACTGCAATGAACAGAAGTCCTTCACCAATAAGTAATCAACCATCTCAGCGAAACCAGCACCAGCTGTATGCAGCCACTACTCCTCCTTCGAGCTCTCCATCAAGAG GatctggaggagaaaaaggaagccaTAAGTATCAGAGAAGTTCTAGTTCTGGATCAGATGACTATGCTTACACTCAAG CCTTGCTGTTACATCAACGAGCAAGGATGGAGAGGTTAGCAAAGGAACTGAAGCTTGAGAAAGAAGAGCTCGAACGCCTGAAAGCCGAAGTCAATGGTATGGAGCATGACCTAATGCAGAGGCGGGTTCGAAGAGACACCTGTACAGCTGCGATTCCAACA TCTGAGGAAATGACCAGATTGAGAAGCCGCAACAGGCAGCTCCAGATAGATGTTGACTGTACACTGAAAGAAGTTGATCTCCTTCAATCTAGAG gGAACTTTGATCCGAAAGCCACGTGTAACTTCTATGATAACATAGAGCCTGGTCCTGTTGTGCCACCAAAGCCATATAAAAAGG aGCATCAAACCAGCTCCAAACAGACTCCACGGACTCAACCGAGAGATGAAGACTTTGAAGGGGCTCCATGGAATTGTGATAGCTGCACCTTTCTAAATCATCCAGCGCTAAATCGCTGTGAGCAGTGTGAAATGCCACGATACACCTGA